The Pirellulales bacterium sequence CGCCGCTTGCAGCCGTGTAGCTTGGCACCTGGATGCCGGCAGGTCGCGGGTGAGCGGTGAGCGGTTGACAATTATTTATCTTTCTCTTCCGCGCGCACTCTCTCTCTCCAAGCGCGCGCCAATTAGAAAAGGGAAGCGGAGAATTTCCCCTCACCGCTCACCCTGCCAATAGCTAATTCAAAGCGGCTGCCTGCCGCAATTGCTGCGCAACCAGCCGTCTTACTCTCCGCTGGTTTCGTGTATCCCTGAACAAGAGAGTTTGAGGCATTGTATGAACGAGTTTTCAGTGGGGCTTCCCCGATTCCTTCAAGCATCCTGTAATTCACAAAATGAAGATTTAGTGAAGCGCGTTTGGAAGAGTTGGCCAGTTGAAATACAGGTCAACATTCGGACAGACATTGGTGAACCAGTTGATGATGATAACAATCCAGCAAAAAGACGACATAACGGACGAGATTTTTACAATTTCCGCTACCCGCGCGACGCGGGAGTCAAGCCAGATTGGGCAGAGCGTTACCTGACGTATCCATTGGAAGAATACGCTAGCGAAATCGGATCGACGGGATTCGGAGCGGATGGCAGCCAGTGGGTCGGTTTCGATTTCGATACGATCTTAGGTCATGCGGAAGGGGTCGGAATTTCGGATGCCGAAATTCAAGAAATTGATATTGCCGTAGAAAGAATTGGTTACGCCGAGCTACGCCGTTCCACGGGGGGAAGAGGCAGACACATTTATGTTCATCTTTCCGACTTCAAGAATGTTGTAAACCATACGGAGCACGCCGCTCTTGCACGAGCAATTTTGGCGAAATTGTCGCACGACCTTGGGATGGACCTGACAGCATCCGTCGATGCGTGCGGCGGCAATATGTGGTTTTGGTCCAGGCGTGCGACTGACGAAAACCGTGGTTTTGAACTTCTCAAAAAAGCAACCACTAAGCTGTCGCCAATAGACGTGCCAAATTGGTGCGACTATTTACCTGTGGTAACGAGAAAGCGAAGCAAAATCTATGTTGAAGGATTGAATGAGGATTTTGCGGCTTCTCAACCGAAGGTTCGTCGCGATAGACAGCATGACGCTATATTCGCGGAGTACGTTAAACACGCCACATTGATCTATCTGCCGGACCACGGCTGCTACCATTTGCACACGGCAGAACTTGCCAAAGTTCACGAAACTTTGAGGCTTCGGGGATTTTTTGAGACGGTAAGCGAAGGAAGCGATCCTGGCAAACCGAACGCTTACGCATACCTGCGACCCAATGGTGCGATGTTGGTTGTGCGGTTGGGGAATGCAAAGGAAACGAGCATTTGGGGTGAGACAAAATCCGGTCAAGCATGCATTCTGTTCAATCAATCTCTCGATTTGCAAAATATCTGCCGTGCCGTTGACGGAGTATGGACTGGAAAGGGTTTTACCTGCCCGACGCTTGAATCCGCGAATCGTGCTGCTGGATACTTCCGCATCAGCTTACCGCCGGTTGCGGAACGCGCGGTAAGTTTCTCAATTCAAAATGGTGGCCTCTTAGTTACATGCGATCGGATCGGCAAAGAGCAAGTGAACGGCTGGGCCGGCGAAGGACGAAAGCTCAAACGCCACTTCGCAATCGACCTGCCCTGCGATGATGAATCCAACGATAAGTATCGACATCTTACCACGCCAACAAACGAAGATGCTGGCTGGGCGATGGAGCGCGATGATGGAACTTGGGGGTTTGAGAGCAAATCGACGCTTGAAGACGCACTAATCCACGATGGATGCAAGAAAGACGGTGCAAGGAGAGTTCTGGGAGCCGCCGCGAAGCATCCGTGGACTCTTGTTAATGAACCTTTTCAGCCTGAATTTCTGGCGGGGAGACGCTGGAATCGACATGGCCGAAAATTGATAGTGCCGGGTACCAAAGGAAACCATCGGCATTTCGATCTTATCTTCAAGCAATGCGGTCGAATGCTGGACCCGGCAGTAAGCACCGATCCGTGGTGCAGACAGTATGGTGTCACGTCAGGTTCACGATACCTGTTGCTCTGGGCAGCTAGTCTCATTAAGCGGCCGAAACAACCGTTGCCGTGGTTGTTCTTATGGTCGCCGGAAAATAACACGGGCAAGTCGAGTTTGCATCGCGCCTTGGGAATGCTTTTTGACGGAGGCGCAACCGACGTTCGCGAAGCGCTGGTCGAAAAGTTCAACGGACAGTTGGCCGGCGCAGTGCTGTGTTATGTGGAAGAGGTATCATTGCCCCGCTCCGCATACGGGAAGATCAAATCCTGGATCGACAGTCCGACGATTTCGATTCGCGAGATGCGCACGACGTCGTACACGCTGACAAACACGGCGCACTTTATTCAAACAGCCAATGGTCGTGATGCTTGTCCCGTTGAACAGCACGACGACCGCATCGTGGTAATCCCCGTGACTCCGATCGAAGAAAAGTTGATTCCGTGGACCGACGAAATGGCTCCGTCGCTCCTAAGCGAAGCGCCGAATTTTCTGGCGACGTTGTTTGACACACCGTTACCCCGTTCAGCCGGCAGATTATTTTTACCCGTGCTAACTACTCCCGACAAAATTGAAATGATGCAGGGCGACAAAAAAACAGAACGCGAAACGATTGTTCAAGCTTTGATTGAAAAGATTACGCAACTTATCAAACGGAACAACCGATGGCACGGTTTCGTCGGCGACCTGCTCAAAGCCATTGGAAAAGGCGAATGGAGCAATAGTCCGGCTACGCTTTCCAGTTACCTTGACGACGCAGTTGGCGCACTTGCCGCCCACGGAATCGAGGTTGAAATCTCTGCCACTCAGGTACATGGCCAACGGCCAATCACAATTCAATTGGCCACGGCCGTTTAGTCAGTTCACGCCAATTCAAAGATGCCCGTGCAATCGTTGCGGGCCAATATCAATCGCAGGAGAAAAATCCGATGCCAAATGTTTACGAACGAATTCGCGACGATCTTACGCTCACTGTTGAAGCGCAAGGCGACGGAATGCAACTCAGCTTGCTCTATTTGCTGCTGGACAAGCTCGCGCAAATGGAAGCAGCGCACCCCACAAATGATACATACGTGAATCCAATCCAAGAATTACTAACGGTGCGACTTGGAAAATACGCCGAAACATTCGCGGTCAAGGATTTTATCGCGCCGTTGCTTGTGCCACGTTTGCCGCGATTCGGAGCTTAATGATCGAACCCACAACCCGCCCGACGCAATGAATCGGGCAGAGAGGAAAATAATGAACGCAAGAGTTAGATATTTTGAAAAACGAGACCGCTTTATCCA is a genomic window containing:
- a CDS encoding DUF5906 domain-containing protein, which translates into the protein MNEFSVGLPRFLQASCNSQNEDLVKRVWKSWPVEIQVNIRTDIGEPVDDDNNPAKRRHNGRDFYNFRYPRDAGVKPDWAERYLTYPLEEYASEIGSTGFGADGSQWVGFDFDTILGHAEGVGISDAEIQEIDIAVERIGYAELRRSTGGRGRHIYVHLSDFKNVVNHTEHAALARAILAKLSHDLGMDLTASVDACGGNMWFWSRRATDENRGFELLKKATTKLSPIDVPNWCDYLPVVTRKRSKIYVEGLNEDFAASQPKVRRDRQHDAIFAEYVKHATLIYLPDHGCYHLHTAELAKVHETLRLRGFFETVSEGSDPGKPNAYAYLRPNGAMLVVRLGNAKETSIWGETKSGQACILFNQSLDLQNICRAVDGVWTGKGFTCPTLESANRAAGYFRISLPPVAERAVSFSIQNGGLLVTCDRIGKEQVNGWAGEGRKLKRHFAIDLPCDDESNDKYRHLTTPTNEDAGWAMERDDGTWGFESKSTLEDALIHDGCKKDGARRVLGAAAKHPWTLVNEPFQPEFLAGRRWNRHGRKLIVPGTKGNHRHFDLIFKQCGRMLDPAVSTDPWCRQYGVTSGSRYLLLWAASLIKRPKQPLPWLFLWSPENNTGKSSLHRALGMLFDGGATDVREALVEKFNGQLAGAVLCYVEEVSLPRSAYGKIKSWIDSPTISIREMRTTSYTLTNTAHFIQTANGRDACPVEQHDDRIVVIPVTPIEEKLIPWTDEMAPSLLSEAPNFLATLFDTPLPRSAGRLFLPVLTTPDKIEMMQGDKKTERETIVQALIEKITQLIKRNNRWHGFVGDLLKAIGKGEWSNSPATLSSYLDDAVGALAAHGIEVEISATQVHGQRPITIQLATAV